Proteins from one Microtus pennsylvanicus isolate mMicPen1 chromosome 7, mMicPen1.hap1, whole genome shotgun sequence genomic window:
- the Pex39 gene encoding LOW QUALITY PROTEIN: peroxisomal biogenesis factor 39 (The sequence of the model RefSeq protein was modified relative to this genomic sequence to represent the inferred CDS: substituted 1 base at 1 genomic stop codon): protein MELRTSVGSPSRAPPSAELAQTSVTLAQLLQLVQEGQELPGLEKRHITATHGEPTASLLPRRPKPWEDASSAVSPRTTNLDXCTQSPTVGVPAPGSPAAQRAGGPADS, encoded by the coding sequence ATGGAGCTGCGGACTTCTGTCGGCAGCCCTAGCAGAGCACCGCCTTCCGCCGAACTGGCTCAGACCTCGGTGACCCTGGCGCAGCTCCTGCAGCTGGTCCAGGAGGGCCAGGAGCTGCCGGGTCTGGAAAAACGCCACATTACTGCCACCCACGGCGAACCGACGGCGTCGCTGCTTCCGCGTAGGCCCAAGCCCTGGGAGGACGCAAGCTCGGCCGTATCGCCCCGCACCACCAACCTAGATTAGTGCACGCAGTCCCCGACCGTGGGGGTACCGGCCCCTGGCAGCCCAGCGGCCCAGCGTGCCGGAGGCCCAGCGGATTCCTGA